A section of the Patescibacteria group bacterium genome encodes:
- a CDS encoding ABC transporter ATP-binding protein, translating into MEPIIQSRHMDVVYNLGKKNEFKAITDLNLDIYPGEFIALFGPSGCGKSTVFYSILGILQPSAGEILVKGENPYAFSPAEMVNYQARTIGIIYQAFFLINSISVIDNTVLPQTFLGIPWAKRKIRGQALLDRFGIGNKADNYPMLLSGGQLQRASVARSMVNNPDILLADEPTGNLDSKSSDQVMRVLEEINQKDKKTVIMITHNASQLVWCHRVFYMKDGQLLRTVPNPDKKQVVKFDRQKVLVTEIELLSKMFPYFEPEDLKVKSLINYLTQDLDFLQIDRLEKAVKLMILRTMGSDNFYEILSAPLAKGGVGLPKVRAKFLTDKVMQILKHSEDVRRYRRRMNEGAFFSREDKLINELLYYVMEEAKIRVDRDQKAVLKQAVRDRVSGLIRKEDLEEILKKSAKKGGVGLDKKDRDQVVFYFEKLLTQGIDTANKS; encoded by the coding sequence ATGGAGCCTATAATACAAAGCAGGCACATGGACGTGGTCTATAACCTCGGCAAGAAGAACGAGTTTAAGGCCATCACCGATTTAAATCTGGATATTTATCCCGGTGAGTTTATCGCGCTTTTCGGCCCTTCGGGCTGCGGCAAGTCTACGGTTTTTTACAGCATTTTGGGTATCTTGCAGCCTTCAGCGGGAGAAATATTGGTAAAAGGCGAAAATCCCTACGCTTTTTCTCCGGCGGAAATGGTAAACTACCAGGCGCGGACGATCGGCATCATCTATCAGGCATTTTTCCTGATCAATTCGATTTCCGTAATCGATAATACGGTTTTACCGCAGACTTTTCTGGGTATTCCGTGGGCGAAAAGGAAGATTCGCGGACAGGCTCTCCTCGATCGTTTCGGCATCGGCAATAAGGCGGACAATTATCCCATGTTGCTTTCCGGCGGACAATTGCAAAGAGCTTCAGTGGCCCGTTCGATGGTCAACAATCCGGATATTTTGCTGGCTGATGAACCGACCGGCAACCTGGATTCCAAATCTTCCGATCAGGTGATGCGCGTTTTGGAGGAGATCAATCAAAAAGATAAGAAGACCGTGATCATGATCACCCATAACGCGTCGCAATTGGTCTGGTGCCACCGGGTTTTTTACATGAAAGACGGCCAGCTCTTGCGCACCGTTCCCAATCCGGACAAGAAGCAAGTCGTCAAATTCGACCGGCAGAAAGTTTTGGTCACCGAAATCGAGCTGCTGTCCAAGATGTTCCCTTATTTTGAACCGGAAGATTTGAAAGTCAAAAGCCTGATCAATTATTTGACGCAGGATTTGGATTTTTTGCAGATCGATCGCTTGGAAAAAGCGGTGAAATTGATGATTTTGCGCACCATGGGCAGCGATAATTTTTATGAAATTTTAAGCGCGCCGTTAGCTAAAGGCGGGGTGGGGCTGCCGAAAGTCCGGGCCAAATTCTTGACCGATAAAGTGATGCAGATCTTAAAGCATTCGGAAGATGTCCGGCGCTATCGCCGCCGCATGAATGAAGGGGCTTTTTTCAGCCGGGAAGACAAACTGATCAATGAACTGCTATATTATGTAATGGAGGAAGCCAAGATCAGGGTCGATCGCGACCAAAAGGCGGTTTTAAAACAAGCGGTCCGCGACCGCGTTTCCGGGCTGATCCGCAAAGAGGATTTGGAAGAAATTCTGAAAAAGTCGGCCAAGAAGGGCGGCGTGGGGCTTGATAAAAAAGATCGGGACCAAGTGGTATTTTATTTTGAGAAATTATTGACCCAAGGGATCGACACCGCCAACAAATCATAG
- a CDS encoding fibronectin type III domain-containing protein, translating to MQKHLLIINILLLLLALAASFIVGLFLISNFRANQAGAAANDKIPPIIFNSKIDGISTSSATIYWQTDEQSDSLVNYGLNRNYGMVRDPLSDKTSHKIILDDLLPDSTYYFRIISSDVSGNQAISSDFSFVTTGNKNAQVSEQPGQYPGPSETPGQYQGNTEQVSSSTETNKQQVTQILEEINKITDQRTLQIIQNQIQEQAQQVTEKLEIIFDKVDVETGVDYAIIKWQTNQEANSIVALVTEKDFNANNPNPYVWQEGNYDEQVIDHTAQINGLTPATTYHFQVVSKTSLGVETKSTDKVFVTKSILPEIYNITIAKIEESAATINFATNIPCSAYIEYTDLDTGETKMQGNSNYSIVHSIRLDNLKYDTYYSAMITAESENNDKAQSSPFTFLTIKDVLPPAISKVNTESTLYPGADTKVQTIISWETDEEAVCQFSFHQGFNATEKVDVLPMEKDYGTKHVQVTTNLLPSTVYKFWIECYDNVGNKARTSDYIMLTPTREQNIIDIILKNFESTFGWVNGKK from the coding sequence ATGCAAAAACATTTGCTGATCATTAATATTTTGCTGTTACTTTTGGCTTTAGCCGCGAGTTTTATCGTTGGTTTGTTTTTGATAAGCAATTTCCGCGCCAACCAGGCCGGAGCGGCCGCCAACGACAAGATCCCGCCGATAATTTTTAACTCCAAGATCGACGGCATCTCTACCAGCTCGGCGACTATTTATTGGCAGACGGACGAGCAATCGGATTCCTTGGTCAACTACGGTTTGAATCGCAATTACGGCATGGTGCGCGATCCGCTTTCCGATAAAACCAGCCATAAAATAATTTTGGACGATTTGCTGCCTGACTCCACTTATTATTTCCGCATTATTTCTTCGGACGTTTCGGGCAATCAGGCGATTTCCAGCGATTTTTCTTTTGTGACCACGGGAAATAAAAACGCGCAGGTGTCCGAGCAGCCCGGCCAGTATCCGGGCCCTTCGGAAACTCCCGGCCAGTACCAGGGCAACACCGAGCAAGTGTCTTCCAGCACCGAAACCAACAAACAGCAAGTGACGCAAATTTTGGAAGAGATCAATAAAATCACCGACCAACGGACCCTGCAAATTATTCAGAATCAAATTCAAGAGCAGGCCCAGCAGGTCACGGAAAAACTGGAAATAATTTTTGACAAGGTTGACGTGGAAACCGGCGTCGATTACGCCATTATCAAATGGCAGACCAACCAGGAAGCCAATTCGATCGTGGCGCTGGTGACAGAAAAAGATTTCAACGCCAATAATCCCAATCCTTATGTCTGGCAGGAAGGAAATTATGACGAACAGGTTATCGATCATACGGCGCAGATCAACGGCCTGACTCCGGCAACGACTTATCATTTTCAGGTTGTTTCCAAAACCAGCTTGGGCGTGGAGACTAAGAGTACTGACAAGGTTTTTGTGACTAAATCGATCCTGCCGGAAATTTATAATATCACCATTGCCAAGATCGAAGAGAGCGCGGCGACCATAAATTTTGCCACCAATATCCCTTGCTCCGCTTATATCGAGTACACCGATCTGGATACGGGCGAAACCAAGATGCAGGGAAATTCCAATTATTCGATCGTCCATTCGATCCGCCTGGATAATCTGAAGTACGATACCTATTATTCGGCCATGATCACCGCCGAGAGCGAAAATAACGATAAAGCGCAAAGTTCGCCTTTTACTTTTTTGACCATCAAAGACGTGCTGCCGCCGGCTATTTCCAAAGTCAATACCGAATCGACTCTTTATCCCGGCGCGGACACGAAAGTGCAGACGATCATCAGCTGGGAAACGGACGAAGAAGCGGTCTGCCAATTTTCTTTCCATCAGGGTTTCAATGCCACGGAAAAAGTGGACGTTTTGCCGATGGAAAAAGATTATGGCACCAAACACGTGCAAGTAACGACGAATTTATTGCCTTCGACGGTTTATAAATTTTGGATCGAATGCTATGACAATGTCGGCAATAAAGCGCGCACCAGCGATTATATTATGCTGACGCCCACCCGCGAACAAAACATCATTGATATCATTTTGAAGAATTTCGAATCCACCTTCGGCTGGGTCAACGGGAAAAAATAA